A genomic window from Tolypothrix sp. PCC 7910 includes:
- a CDS encoding NHLP bacteriocin export ABC transporter permease/ATPase subunit: MLAEENQMDLFEEPYEFKSNDPLLLNNPEKVWVVKSGSLALFAINVQHGIAKGRRRYLFSVKAGEAMFSAKPTSPDGQHHIMAIALSDAELLPVPPEYLGAELPAAVERWVNHLGSAVAEITSRTIPTPNKTPGCAVLGDNEVFQVSHDSVAWVKVLQGQANLLGFPDLEFNSEMGRIPLNSQLWLQVREIVEIDSVAIAEITDHQTLIDGVQQIQSYVLTGLQQLEQKHNQAELVRFQERAHLNNQAIATTLNEFANLFESEKTPTSPLKTALTPEEALLFAAGAVGRVLDITIRPPANSEDLRRVRDPLDAIARASRIRIRRITLRDGWWNRDSGPLLAYTLGDNRPVAVLPVSDTRYELIDPIEKKRVKCDRKIAQTLSPTAYTFYRPLPETLKVISLIQFAAKGHYKELFTILFAGIATTLLGMVTPQATTILIDQAIPDADRALLSQIALGLVATTFGATLFQLTQGIALMRLETFADTSTQAAIWDRLLNLQASFFRQFSIGDLSARVSVISQIRQKLSNTLLKTLFSSVFSLLNLGLLFYYSAPLAMIAVLVALVNVTVTIVTGILTLRKVRPLLNMQGKLFGMMVQIINGVSKFRTVGAESRAFAYWGKQYREQLHLTLESQSIDDNLVVINNLLSALTPAIIFGFATSLLQQSQANGGGFSTGTFLAFNAAFGTFISGATSLSTTVVDVLEALPLWERAQPILKATPEVDTNKADPGRLSGKVEISHAIFRYRLDGPLTLDDVSLRAEPGEFIAFVGPSGSGKSTLFRLLLGFENLESGSIYYDGQELAGLDVNAVRRQLGVVLQHSRLMSASIFDNISSNAVISMEEAWEAARMAGLADDINAMPMGMHTVVSEGGTNLSGGQRQRLLIARALALRPRILLFDEATSALDNRTQAIVSESLEKLNVTRIVVAHRLSTIRNADRIYVLQNGRLVQQGNFDELATQPGLFGQLIKRQQI, from the coding sequence ATGCTAGCTGAAGAAAATCAGATGGACTTATTTGAAGAACCCTATGAATTTAAGAGTAATGACCCCCTATTACTCAACAACCCAGAAAAAGTTTGGGTGGTCAAATCTGGTTCTCTAGCACTATTTGCAATTAACGTTCAGCACGGCATTGCTAAAGGTAGAAGACGTTATTTATTTAGCGTCAAAGCAGGTGAAGCGATGTTTTCTGCCAAACCCACATCACCTGATGGGCAGCATCATATCATGGCGATCGCACTCAGTGATGCAGAACTTTTGCCAGTTCCACCAGAATATTTAGGCGCGGAACTCCCCGCAGCAGTGGAACGTTGGGTAAATCATCTGGGTTCGGCTGTCGCGGAAATTACTTCTAGAACTATCCCTACACCCAACAAAACCCCAGGTTGCGCGGTTTTGGGTGATAATGAAGTGTTTCAAGTATCACATGACTCTGTTGCTTGGGTGAAGGTATTACAGGGACAAGCAAATTTACTGGGATTTCCAGATTTAGAATTTAATTCTGAGATGGGGCGTATTCCCTTAAATTCTCAACTCTGGTTACAAGTGCGGGAGATTGTCGAAATTGACTCGGTGGCGATCGCAGAGATCACCGATCATCAAACCCTGATCGATGGCGTACAGCAAATTCAAAGCTACGTCTTAACGGGACTCCAGCAACTCGAACAAAAACATAACCAAGCTGAATTAGTCCGCTTTCAAGAACGGGCGCATCTCAACAATCAAGCGATCGCAACTACCCTGAATGAGTTTGCGAATCTGTTTGAAAGCGAAAAAACTCCCACTTCTCCGTTAAAAACCGCCCTAACTCCTGAAGAAGCGCTATTATTTGCGGCTGGGGCGGTGGGGAGGGTTTTAGATATTACCATTCGTCCCCCAGCAAACTCGGAAGATTTACGCAGAGTCCGCGATCCCTTAGATGCGATCGCCCGGGCTTCCCGTATCCGCATCCGCCGCATTACTCTGCGAGATGGCTGGTGGAATCGTGATAGCGGCCCTTTGTTAGCTTATACATTGGGAGATAATCGCCCAGTTGCAGTTTTACCTGTCTCCGATACCCGTTACGAACTCATCGACCCCATAGAAAAGAAACGGGTGAAGTGCGATCGCAAAATTGCTCAAACTTTATCGCCAACTGCATATACTTTCTATCGCCCCCTACCAGAGACTTTAAAAGTCATCTCTCTGATCCAATTCGCAGCAAAAGGGCATTATAAAGAACTATTTACCATATTATTTGCCGGAATTGCAACTACACTGCTGGGTATGGTGACACCCCAAGCCACCACAATTCTCATCGACCAAGCAATTCCCGATGCTGATAGAGCGCTTTTATCCCAAATTGCTTTAGGTTTAGTAGCTACTACCTTTGGGGCAACGCTATTTCAGCTTACCCAAGGCATAGCGCTGATGCGTTTGGAAACCTTTGCTGATACTTCCACCCAAGCGGCTATTTGGGATAGATTGTTAAACCTGCAAGCATCATTTTTCCGCCAGTTTTCTATAGGTGATTTAAGCGCCCGGGTTTCTGTCATCAGCCAGATTCGCCAAAAACTCAGCAATACTTTACTGAAAACCTTATTTTCTAGCGTCTTCTCGCTCTTAAATTTAGGTTTACTATTTTATTACAGCGCACCTTTGGCGATGATTGCCGTATTAGTCGCTTTAGTGAATGTCACCGTCACCATTGTTACCGGGATTCTCACACTCCGCAAAGTCCGTCCCTTGTTAAATATGCAAGGCAAACTCTTTGGGATGATGGTGCAAATCATCAATGGTGTATCTAAATTTCGGACAGTAGGTGCAGAATCAAGAGCATTTGCTTACTGGGGTAAACAATATCGCGAGCAGCTACATTTAACCTTAGAATCTCAGAGTATTGACGATAATTTAGTTGTCATTAATAATCTTCTCTCCGCCTTAACCCCTGCCATTATTTTTGGCTTCGCCACCAGTTTATTGCAACAGTCCCAAGCCAACGGAGGTGGTTTTTCCACAGGGACATTCTTAGCGTTTAATGCCGCATTTGGTACCTTTATTAGTGGTGCAACTAGCTTAAGTACCACCGTAGTTGATGTTTTAGAAGCCCTTCCTCTCTGGGAACGCGCCCAACCCATCCTCAAAGCTACCCCAGAAGTCGATACAAATAAAGCCGACCCAGGCAGATTATCTGGCAAAGTCGAAATCAGCCATGCCATTTTCCGCTATCGCCTTGATGGCCCCCTGACTCTAGATGATGTCAGCTTACGGGCAGAACCCGGAGAATTTATTGCCTTCGTCGGCCCTTCGGGAAGTGGAAAGTCTACTTTATTCCGGTTGTTATTAGGCTTTGAAAATCTCGAATCTGGTAGTATTTATTATGATGGGCAAGAACTGGCCGGATTAGATGTCAACGCTGTGCGCCGTCAATTAGGTGTGGTATTGCAACACAGCCGCTTAATGTCTGCATCCATATTTGACAATATTTCCAGTAACGCCGTTATTTCAATGGAAGAAGCCTGGGAAGCTGCAAGGATGGCAGGTTTAGCTGATGATATCAACGCCATGCCAATGGGAATGCATACAGTAGTTAGTGAAGGTGGTACAAACCTTTCCGGTGGACAGCGACAACGCTTATTAATTGCCCGCGCTTTAGCTTTACGCCCCCGCATCCTGTTATTTGATGAAGCCACCAGCGCCTTAGATAATCGTACCCAAGCAATTGTTAGTGAAAGCTTAGAGAAACTGAACGTTACCCGCATCGTTGTCGCCCACCGCCTCAGCACCATCCGCAACGCCGATCGCATTTACGTTTTGCAAAATGGGCGTTTAGTACAACAAGGCAATTTTGACGAACTCGCCACGCAACCTGGATTGTTTGGTCAATTGATTAAGCGGCAACAGATTTAG
- a CDS encoding NHLP family bacteriocin export ABC transporter peptidase/permease/ATPase subunit → MFDQVRQKLSQIKPKFQPIRRTPTLLQMEAVECGAAALGMILGYYGRIVPLAELRQACGISRDGSKASNVLNAARSYGLQAKGFKTDIAALQQMSCPYIVFWNFNHFLVVEGFTKNHVFLNDPATGRRKITLDEFSSSFTGVVLVFERGPEFKKGGSKPSLFLALTSRLRGSYASLLYCVLAGFFLVIPGLAMPTFSQVFVDQILIQGREDWLRPLIFGMLFTALITGLLTRLQLQLLRRMKIKLSMSMSSKFIWHLLHLPVSFYDQRFAGEISSRIQLNDRLASLLSGKLATTVISAVMVCFYGIVMWQYDRILTSIGVAFVFVNLVALQWVGRLRVDTNIRMMQESGKVSGVAIAGLQSMETLKASGLESDFFTRWAGYYAKSINVRQEMDSINQGLGTLPSFLSGITSMLLLAVGGLRVMDGALTIGMLIAFQSLMQQFMQPVNQLVTLGGELQELEGNLNRLDDVLFNPTEVDSKPSSASVLPYPKLEGHLELRNITFGYNRTAAPLIENFSFSLKPGQRVALVGGSGSGKSTVAKLVSGLYQPWAGEILFDGELKKDIPREVIVNSVATIEQEIMLFAGTVRENLTLWDTTIPDSNLMQACRDAAIHEIILSLPGGYNADLLEGAMNLSGGQRQRLEIARALVNNPSILVMDEATSALDAETEKIIDQNLRLRGCSCIIVAHRLSTIRDCDEIIVLNRGKVVQRGTHDELAAVEGPYLELIKSEGGVLES, encoded by the coding sequence ATGTTTGATCAAGTTCGGCAAAAGCTATCACAAATAAAACCCAAATTTCAACCCATTCGCCGCACACCCACCTTACTGCAAATGGAAGCAGTAGAATGTGGTGCCGCAGCTTTAGGCATGATTTTAGGTTACTATGGGCGCATTGTTCCCCTAGCAGAATTACGCCAAGCTTGTGGCATTTCGCGGGATGGAAGTAAGGCTTCAAATGTACTCAATGCTGCTAGGAGTTACGGCTTACAAGCTAAGGGTTTTAAGACAGACATAGCTGCACTGCAACAAATGTCTTGTCCTTATATTGTATTTTGGAATTTTAATCATTTTTTAGTTGTTGAAGGTTTTACTAAAAATCACGTTTTTCTCAATGACCCAGCAACGGGAAGACGTAAAATTACTTTAGATGAATTTAGTTCATCTTTTACAGGTGTTGTTTTAGTATTTGAACGCGGCCCGGAGTTTAAAAAGGGAGGAAGTAAACCGAGTTTATTTTTAGCTTTAACTTCCCGGTTGCGTGGGTCTTATGCTTCTTTACTATATTGTGTATTAGCTGGTTTCTTTTTAGTAATTCCTGGGTTGGCTATGCCAACTTTTTCCCAGGTATTTGTAGACCAAATATTAATTCAAGGGCGGGAAGATTGGTTACGTCCTTTAATATTTGGAATGCTATTTACAGCATTAATTACTGGCTTATTAACTCGCTTGCAATTACAGTTATTGCGGCGGATGAAAATTAAATTATCAATGTCAATGTCAAGTAAATTTATTTGGCATTTACTACATCTACCTGTCAGCTTTTACGATCAACGTTTTGCTGGGGAAATTAGCAGCCGGATTCAACTCAATGACCGATTAGCAAGTTTATTATCCGGTAAACTGGCAACAACAGTAATTTCGGCGGTGATGGTATGTTTCTACGGTATTGTCATGTGGCAATACGATCGCATTTTAACTTCCATTGGCGTTGCCTTTGTTTTCGTGAACTTAGTAGCCTTGCAGTGGGTAGGAAGATTGCGGGTAGATACCAATATTCGCATGATGCAAGAATCAGGTAAAGTCAGCGGGGTTGCGATCGCAGGTTTGCAAAGTATGGAAACCTTGAAAGCTTCCGGCTTAGAGTCCGATTTTTTCACTCGTTGGGCGGGATATTACGCCAAGTCAATTAATGTGCGTCAAGAAATGGACAGCATTAATCAAGGCTTGGGAACATTACCATCATTTTTGTCTGGTATCACCTCCATGTTATTACTCGCCGTTGGGGGATTGCGCGTCATGGATGGGGCGCTAACTATCGGGATGCTGATTGCGTTTCAATCCTTGATGCAGCAATTTATGCAACCAGTCAACCAACTAGTAACTTTAGGCGGTGAATTACAAGAACTCGAAGGTAATTTAAATCGGCTAGATGATGTTTTATTTAACCCTACAGAAGTAGACAGCAAACCATCTTCTGCATCTGTTCTTCCTTATCCCAAATTGGAAGGACATTTAGAACTGCGTAACATCACCTTTGGCTACAACCGCACCGCCGCACCTTTAATTGAAAACTTTAGCTTTTCCCTCAAACCAGGACAACGTGTAGCCTTAGTTGGTGGTAGCGGTTCTGGAAAATCGACAGTAGCGAAGTTAGTATCTGGACTTTACCAACCTTGGGCGGGAGAAATTCTGTTTGATGGAGAACTCAAAAAAGATATACCCCGTGAGGTAATAGTCAATTCTGTCGCCACAATTGAACAGGAAATTATGTTATTTGCTGGGACTGTGCGCGAGAACCTGACGTTGTGGGACACCACTATTCCTGATAGTAACCTGATGCAAGCTTGCCGTGATGCCGCAATTCATGAAATTATTTTGTCACTTCCCGGCGGTTACAATGCAGACTTGTTAGAAGGCGCAATGAATTTAAGTGGTGGACAAAGACAAAGGTTAGAAATCGCCCGCGCTTTGGTGAATAATCCTTCAATTTTGGTAATGGATGAAGCGACAAGTGCATTAGATGCGGAAACCGAAAAAATTATCGACCAAAATTTAAGATTGCGGGGTTGTAGTTGCATAATTGTTGCTCACCGTTTGAGTACAATTCGTGATTGCGATGAAATCATCGTTCTCAATCGCGGTAAGGTTGTGCAACGCGGTACTCATGATGAGTTAGCCGCAGTTGAAGGCCCGTATTTAGAATTAATTAAAAGTGAAGGCGGTGTTTTGGAAAGCTGA